One Camelus bactrianus isolate YW-2024 breed Bactrian camel chromosome 14, ASM4877302v1, whole genome shotgun sequence genomic region harbors:
- the SHISA2 gene encoding protein shisa-2 homolog — MWGGRRPSAASRDAASLLRLLLAALLAAGARASGEYCHGWLDAQGVWRIGFQCPERFDGGDATICCGSCALRYCCSSAEARLDQGGCDNDRQQGAGEPGRADKDGPDGSAVPIYVPFLIVGSVFVAFIILGSLVAACCCRCLRPKQEPQQSRAPGGTRLMETIPMIPSASTSRGSSSRQSSTAASSSSSANSGARAPPTRSQTNCCLPEGTMNNVYVNMPTNFSVLNCQQATQIVPHQGQYLHAPYVGYPVQHDSVPMTPVPPFLDSLQTGYRQIQAPFPHTNSEQKMYPAVTV, encoded by the exons ATGTGGGGCGGACGCCGCCCGTCCGCCGCCTCTCGGGACGCCGCTTCGCTCCTGCGGCTGCTGCTGGCCGCGCTGCTGGCGGCGGGGGCGCGGGCCAGCGGCGAGTACTGCCACGGCTGGCTGGACGCGCAGGGCGTCTGGCGCATCGGCTTCCAGTGCCCCGAGCGCTTCGACGGCGGCGACGCCACCATCTGCTGCGGCAGCTGCGCGTTGCGCTACTGCTGCTCCAGCGCCGAGGCGCGCCTGGACCAGGGCGGCTGCGACAACGACCGCCAGCAGGGCGCCGGCGAGCCTGGCCGCGCGGACAAAGACGGCCCCGACGGTTCGGCAG tCCCCATCTACGTGCCCTTCCTCATCGTCGGGTCCGTGTTTGTCGCCTTCATCATCTTGGGCTCGCTCGTGGCGGCCTGCTGCTGCCGATGCCTCCGGCCCAAGCAGGAGCCCCAGCAGAGCCGGGCCCCGGGGGGCACCCGCCTGATGGAGACCATCCCCATGATCCCCAGCGCCAGCACTTCCCGAGGGTCTTCGTCCCGCCAGTCCAGCACAGCggccagctccagctccagcgcCAACTCGGGGGCCCGGGCGCCCCCCACCAGGTCGCAGACCAACTGTTGCTTGCCGGAGGGGACCATGAACAACGTGTATGTCAACATGCCCACAAACTTCTCGGTGCTGAACTGCCAGCAGGCCACCCAGATCGTGCCCCACCAGGGGCAGTACCTGCATGCCCCCTACGTGGGGTACCCAGTGCAGCATGACTCGGTGCCCATGACCCCCGTGCCCCCTTTTCTGGACAGCCTGCAGACAGGCTACAGGCAGATCCAGGCCCCCTTCCCTCACACTAACAGTGAACAGAAGATGTACCCCGCTGTGACCGTGTAA